GAGGTGGTCGCCGTCCGGCTCGACGTGCAGCCGTGCGGCGGACAGGCGCTCCGCCACCGCCAGCGACCCGGCGGGGTGCGCGGTCCTGTCCTGCTCGCTGGTCACGACCAGCGTGTCGACGTCGACGCGCGCCAGGTAGGGGCGGGCGTCCTGGGCCATGACCACGAGGTTGAGACGGCAGTAGCGGAAGAACAGTTCCCTCGACGCGTAGGGGTAGAGCACGAGGTGCGCCAGGTCGGCCGGCACGCCCGCGAGGGCGTTCTGGAGCAGGACCTCGTGCACGGCCGCCGCGGTCTCCCGGTCCTGGGCGGCCATGCCCATGAGGGCCTGGAGGTTGCGCTGGTGGTCGGTCTTCGGCGCGTCGTCGCCGAGGTCGAAGTCGCCGTGCCACAGGCTCAGCGAGTCGACCCGGCCGGGCAGTTCCGCGGCGGCGGCCAGGGCGAGCAGCGCGCCGCCGCACATGCCCGCCACGTGCGCGGAGGGCACCGAGAACGCGTCCAGGACCGCCGCCAGGTCGGCCACCTGGGCGGCGATGCCGTGCTCCAGGTCCACTTCGGAGGCCAGGTCGGCGAACAGCCAGCGGCTCTCCCAGGTGATGACGGGCCGGTCGACGGCCAGTGCGCGCACCCAGCCCTCGACCAGGCGGACCGGCATGCCGCACGGGAGCACCAGCAGCACCGGCCGCCCGGTGACCGGGCCGACCGACCACGCGGGCAGCCGGGCCCCGTCGGCCGTCTCCACCACGACGCCGGCCTCCGGCGCGAGGAGGTCGTCCGCCGCCGCGCCCGCGACGACCCGGTCCACCTCGGACCGGTCGGGCAGGCCCGTGGCGGCGAGGGCGGCGGCCGTGCCCGCCAGGTCGAGGTGGTCGCCGAGCACCTGGTCGAGGACGGAGCGCGGCGCGTCGGCCGGGCCGACGCCGTAGCGGGGGCCGCCCGACAGGGCGGTGATCCGGGCGAGCAGGTCGGCCGCCGCCGCGGGCCACGGGGAACCGTCCTCCGGGGCCGCCGCGACGACCGGGGGCTCGGGCAGCGCACCGGCCAGCGGGGCGGCCGACCGCACCGCCGCCGCCAGCCTGGCGACGGGGTGCGGTCGGGCGCCGGTGCTCATCAGGCCTGCGCCCCGTCGACGGACGGGACGCCGTGGCGCGAGGGGAACCGGTGGCCGCGGGTGGTCTCCGTGACGATCCGGTTGTGCGCGTTGGTGTTCTCGCCCGTGACGAGGACTGCGCCGTAGCGCTCCAGCGACACGCGCCCGCCGTACTCCTCGATGTCCTCGGAGTCCGGGTAGACGTCCACCGACGTGGGCACGTACCGCGAGGCGAAGCCGAGCCGCATCTCGTCGGTCTTGCCGCTGTGCGGGTGCGAGGCGTGCATGAGGGTGGACCAGAACATGATGGCCTCGCCGGGCCGCATGACCATCGACACGGCCTTCGACTCGTCCGGGCTCCAGTTCTCGTCCTTCTGGAGCTCCCGGTAGTCGTAGCCGAAGAAGCCGCGCCGGACGCCGTCCTTCTCCGCGTTGTTGATGCGGTTCGGGTCGTAGTGCATCTTCTTGGTCTCGTCGTAGAACATCTGCTGGTGCGTGCCGGGGATGAACTGGAGGCAGCCGTTGTCCTCGTTCGCCTCGGTGAACGCGGTCCACACGGTGATCGTGCCGCCGAACTCCTCCTGCCCCTCGGGCCACAGGATCTGCGGCTTGCCGGAGGCGTTGGCGAACGTGTCCGCCTGGTGCCAGTCGGTGCCCTCGTCGCCGGGGTACTTGGGGAAGAACTCGGTGCGCCAGCACAGGACGTCCGGGCCGAGCACGCTGTTGACCCGGTCGGTGATCTCCGGGCGGCAGATGTGGTCGGCGAGGAACCGCATGTCCAGGTGGCGGTCGTAGTTGGAGATGTTGGTGTTGCCGGACTCCGCGGCCTCGTCCTGGTAGACGGCCATCGAGCGGTCGAGCATCCGCAGCCGCTCGCGGCGCCAAGCCGCCACCATCTCGTCGATCTCGTAGACCTTGAACGGGCCGAAGTACCCGTTGGCGCGGAAGCTGTCCAGCTCTTCGGGGGTCAGCGCGAACGTGCGCTCACGACCTGCCAGCGTCATGTCTCGGGCTCCTTCGGTGTCAGGCGGTGACGTGCTCGGTGGTGGCCGCGCGGGCCAGTTCGACCTGCTCGGCGATGGCCAGCGCGCTGGCCGTGCCGTCGAGTTCGCCGCCGGTGAGGCGCAGGCCGAACCGGAGGTTGACCCCGGTGATGATCCGGACGAACGACAGGGAGGTGGCGCCGATGTCGAACAGGTCGGCCGCGGGGTCGACCGGGCGTCCCATGACGCCGGTGGCGATCTCGGTGACCGCGGTCACGACGTCGACCTCGGCGGCGGGCGGGTTCTCTTCCGTGAGCGGCAAGTCGTTCACAGCCTTTCTGTTCACCTTGCCCTGGGGCGTGAGGGGGAGCGCCGCCACCGGGCAGACGGTCGACGGGCGCAGGTGCGCGGGGAGCCGCTCGGCGACGTGGTCGCGCAGCGCGGCGACGAGGTCGTGGCCGGCGGCCCCCGCCGCGGGCACGACGTGGGCGACCAGGCGCACGTCGCCCTCGCCGAAGTCGCGGGCCGTCACCACGGCCGCCGCGACCCGCGGGTGCGCGAGGAGGCACGCCTCCACCTCGCCGGGTTCGATCCGGTAGCCGCGGACCTTGAGCTGGTCGTCGACGCGGCCCAGGTAGTGCAGCTCGCCGCCGGCCTGGCGGACCCCGAGGTCGCCGGTGTCGTAGAGCCTCAGCACCGGCCGACCCGCGCCCGGGTCCACCCGCACGAACCGCTCCGCGGTCAGCCCGGGGCGGCCGAGGTAGCCGCGGGCGAGGCCGGGACCGCCGACGTGCAGCACGCCCGGCGTGCCGACGGGCACCGGCTGGCGGCGCTCGTCGAGCACGTGCACCACCAGGTCCGGGATCGGGCAGCCGATCGGGCTGACCGACGGCCGCTCCAGGTCCGCCGCGGTGATCCGGCGTCGGGTGACGTGCACGCACGTCTCCGTGATGCCGTACATGTTGGTCAGGCGGGGGCGGTCGTCGCCGTACCGCTCGACCCACGGCCGCAGCAGGCCCACGTCGAGGCGTTCGCCGCCGAAGACGACGTGCCGCAGGGCGTAGCGGGCGGGCTCCTCGACGGCGTCGGCCGCGATCAGGGCGCGGAACGCCGACGGGGTCTGGTTGAGCACCGTGACGCCCTCGGCGAGCAGGAGCCTGCGCAGCAGGGCCGGCACGCGGGTGGTGTTCGGGGGCACGACGACGATCCGGCCGCCGGTGAGCAGCGGACCCCACGTCTCCCAGACGGAGAAGTCGAACGACGGCGAGTGGAACATCGTCCACACGTCGTCCTCGCCGAACCCGAACCACTCCCGGGTCTGCGCCACCAGGCGCAGCACGGCGCGGTGCTCGACCACGACGCCCTTGGGCTCGCCGGTCGACCCGGAGGTGTAGATGACGTAGGCGGCCCGGTCCGCCCCGGCGGGCGCGGCGGGCTCGGACGCGGCGGGCGTCGACACGGCGGTCCCGGCGGCCGGGTCCCGGTCGGTGGACGCGCCGAGCCAGACCACGCCGGCGGACAGGTCCGCGGGCAGCGCCCCGGCCGAGCGGGTGGAGGCCACGACGACGGGGACCGCGCTGTCCCGGAACAGGTAGCGCACCCGCTGCTCCGGGTAGTCGGGATCGATCGGCACGTACGCGCCGCCCGCCTTGCAGATGCCGAGCAGGCCGACCACGAGTTCGGCGCCGCGCGGGGCGCACAGGCCGACCAGGGTCTCCGGGCCGACGCCGACGGCGCGCAGCCGGTCGGCGAGCGCGGTCGACGCCTCGTCGAGCGCGCGGTAGGTGAGGACGCCGTCGGCGGCGGTCACCGCGACGGCGTCGGGGGTCCGGGCCGCCTGCGCGGCGAAGACCTCGTGCAGGAGGGTCGCGGGGGACTCGGTCATCCCGTCGCCCCGATCGTGGCGGCGCCGCTCATGCCGGGTCCGGTTTGGCCGTCGCGTAGAGCCCCCAGTGGTGGGGGGTCAGCGCGGTGTCGAGGAAGCTGCCCTGGGTGAACATCCGCGCCCACGTGCCGCCGCCGCCCTTCTCCGGGGCCCGCTCGCGGAAGAAGATCTCCCGGGCGCTCTCGTCGCGCACGTGCAGGCGCATGAGGCTGCGGTAGGTGGACAGCGAGCGCATGTGGATCAGCCAGTGGATGCGGTCCATCGGGCCGAACGCGTCCTCGTAGACCAGCACGGTGGCCTCGCCGGCGAGGTTGTCGTTGATCACCTGGGCGGCCTCGCGGGCGAACTGCCTGGCCTCGGACCGGTAGTCGTAGAGGATCTCGGCGGTCCGGTGCAGCAGGATGCCGGCGTTGGCGGAGTGCAGCAGCTCCTCGTCGGACTGGGTCGTCTGCGCCCGCGCGGGCGGGAGGTCGACGTCGGCGTCCTCGCTCAGGTAGACGTCGGTGCTGCGCTCCAGCTCACCGTCCACCTTGGTCCCGTACATCCCCCAGAACTGGGGCAGCATGACGGTTTCGCTGAGGCTGCCGTCCAGGAACATCCTCGACCAGGTGCCGCCGCCGCGCTCGGGGGCGATGCGCTGCTTGCCGAACAGCGCCCGGTACCCCTCGTCCGAGTCGCCCATCCGGACCAGCGTGTCGTAGGCGTCCATGGACTTCAGGTGGATGAGCCAGTGGATGCGGTCCTTGACGCCGAAGGTCTCCTCGTACAGGAAGACCGAGGCGACGCCCTCCTGGGTGGTGTTGATGTGCTCCGCCAGTTCCCGGGCGAAGACGCGCGCCTCCGAGTGGAACTCGTTGCGCACCTGGGCGGTCCGCTCGACGATCATGCCCGCGTTGGCGGTGTGCAGGACGCTGCCCGGCGCCAGCGCGGTCTGCCCCTGCGCCCCACGCGCGGGCGACACCGCGGAGAGCTGTCCACCGGTGAGCGGTTCAGCGATTGTCACGCATTCCTCCTCCAGTCCCCCGCGGCACCAGGTGCCCTGGAGACGCGGGAACCATATATGGCCGATGTATCTCGCAGAACGTCCAAACGGATGAACGGCACGCGGCCCCTATAACTATTTTCGGGGCGACCCTATGCGTCTACCCGATGGCTCCCCAGCTCACTTTTGAGCATGTCGCCACCGGCCATTACCCGGAGCCACGGAGCGAATACGGAAACGGCATCCTCCATGAGGCGCGAGGCCAGGACGTCGACATGGCGTTTACGCCAATGTGCCAGTTCCGTGCCTTTGAGGTATCGGTTGAACGACCCCATCGCGGGCCCCGTGTGCACCTGGGCGTTGACCCGCTCGCCCGGACCGCCCCGCAGGGCGGCCCTCGTCCCGTCCACGAAGTAGGCGCGGAAGACCTGGGCCATCCGGGCCTTGGGGTCGCGCAGCGCCCGCTCCAGGTCGGCGGGCCGCTCGCGGCGCAGGTACTCCTCGGTGGTGCGCCACACCTCGGCCAGGGGCCGCCGGAAGAACCTGCTCTCCAGGGACGCCACCGTGGCCGCGTCCAACTCCTCCAACGAGCCGTGCCTGCGGTACAGCTCGTAGAGCCTGGTGGCGCGGGCCGCGAACAGCGTGCCCCGGCGGGCCACCTGCACGCGCGCGCCCAGCTCGAACATGTCGCCGGCCGGCGCGTAGGCGGTGTCCTGCACGTCCAGGCCCGCGAGCAGGTCCTTGACGTCGTCGGACACCCCCGCCTCCGGGGTGCACTGGTTGATCGACCCGGTGACCACGAACTCCGCGCCGAGCAGGAAGACCGCCGCCACCGCCTCGGGCGAGCCGAGGCCGCCCGCCGCGCCGACCCGGACCCGCCGCGCGTAGCGCTGTTCCGCCATGACCTCGTCGCGCAGCCGGCACATCGCGGGCAACAATGTCAAGGCCACGCCGCCGTCGGTGTGCCCGGCCGAATCGGATTCCACGCAGACGTCCCCGGCGACCGGCAGCCGAATAGCCGCCGCGGCCTCCGCGCGGGTGAGGTGACCGCGCGCGACCAGGTCGTCCAACAATGATCGTGGGGGTGGTCCCATGAATGCGGCGGCGACCTCCGGGCGGGAAACCTTGGCCAGCACGTGACGCACGGCGACCGCATTCCCGTGCTCGTCGTGGTGCGCGCCGGAGAACCGGAACCGGACCACCGGCGCGGTCACGGCCGCGTACCCCGCGGCCTCGACGTGGCGCACGTCGTGCCGCAGGCAGAGGGACACCAGGGCGTGCTCGCGGGCGTCGTCGTCGAGCCCGTGCAGCAGGTTCACGCCGAAGCGCCCGCCGCGCCCGAGTTCGCGCGACAGCCGGGCCACCGCCTCCTCGACCACGTGCTCGCGCAGCCCTCCGGCGCCGAAGAACCCCATCAGCCCGGCCCGCGCCATGCGCAGCACCAGCTCCACCGACGAGATGCCGTGGTACATCGACCCGGCCAGGTAGGCGTAGCGGAGCCCGTAGTCCGCGCGGAACTCGGCCGACCCCAGGTCCTCGGGGCGCAGTCCGGGCGCGACCGGCGCGGGGGTGGGCGGAAGCGGGGCCACCGGGACCGGCGTCGCCGGAACCGGCGCAACCGGCGGGACGGGGGGCGGGGGCAGCGGGCGTTCCAGGGCCTTGCGCCACAGACCGGTCAGCACGGTGCCCGGCCCCAGCTCGCGCAGCTCGTCCACCCCGGCGCGGCGCAGGTGGTCCACGGTGCGGGCCCACTGGACCGGCCTGACGATCTGCTCGGCCAGCAGTGCGGCGACCCGGCCGGGGGCGTACGGCTCCCCCGTCACGTTGGCCACGACGGGGACCACCGGGTCGGCGAAGGTCTCGGCCTCGACGACCCGCCGGAACTCCTCGGCCGCGCCGGCCATGTAGCGGGAGTGGAAGGCGGCGCTGACGTTCAGCGGCACGCAGCGCACGCCGGGCAGGGCGGTGAGCACCGGCGCGAGCGCGCCGAGGCTGTCCCTCGGACCGGACAGCACGACCTGGTCGGGCGCGTTGACGTTGGCCGGGTCCACGTCCGGCGCGTGCTCGGCGGCCAGTTCGGCCACCCGCCCCGCGTCCAGGCCGAGCACCGCGAGCATCCCGCCGCCGCTCGCCTCCCCCATCAGCTCGCCGCGCCTGCGGACCATGCGCAGGCCGGCCGCGAAGTCGAAGACGCCCGCCGCGAACAGGGCCGCGTACTCCCCCAGGCTGTGGCCGGCGAAGTACGCCGGCAGCGGTTCGCGCTCGCGCGCGTCGAGGAAGGTCAGGGCGCCCACGACGAACAGCGCCGGCTGGGCGTAGCGGGTCTGGCGCAGCAGGTCGTC
This region of Saccharothrix longispora genomic DNA includes:
- a CDS encoding amino acid adenylation domain-containing protein, which translates into the protein MTESPATLLHEVFAAQAARTPDAVAVTAADGVLTYRALDEASTALADRLRAVGVGPETLVGLCAPRGAELVVGLLGICKAGGAYVPIDPDYPEQRVRYLFRDSAVPVVVASTRSAGALPADLSAGVVWLGASTDRDPAAGTAVSTPAASEPAAPAGADRAAYVIYTSGSTGEPKGVVVEHRAVLRLVAQTREWFGFGEDDVWTMFHSPSFDFSVWETWGPLLTGGRIVVVPPNTTRVPALLRRLLLAEGVTVLNQTPSAFRALIAADAVEEPARYALRHVVFGGERLDVGLLRPWVERYGDDRPRLTNMYGITETCVHVTRRRITAADLERPSVSPIGCPIPDLVVHVLDERRQPVPVGTPGVLHVGGPGLARGYLGRPGLTAERFVRVDPGAGRPVLRLYDTGDLGVRQAGGELHYLGRVDDQLKVRGYRIEPGEVEACLLAHPRVAAAVVTARDFGEGDVRLVAHVVPAAGAAGHDLVAALRDHVAERLPAHLRPSTVCPVAALPLTPQGKVNRKAVNDLPLTEENPPAAEVDVVTAVTEIATGVMGRPVDPAADLFDIGATSLSFVRIITGVNLRFGLRLTGGELDGTASALAIAEQVELARAATTEHVTA
- a CDS encoding DUF6039 family protein, which translates into the protein MTIAEPLTGGQLSAVSPARGAQGQTALAPGSVLHTANAGMIVERTAQVRNEFHSEARVFARELAEHINTTQEGVASVFLYEETFGVKDRIHWLIHLKSMDAYDTLVRMGDSDEGYRALFGKQRIAPERGGGTWSRMFLDGSLSETVMLPQFWGMYGTKVDGELERSTDVYLSEDADVDLPPARAQTTQSDEELLHSANAGILLHRTAEILYDYRSEARQFAREAAQVINDNLAGEATVLVYEDAFGPMDRIHWLIHMRSLSTYRSLMRLHVRDESAREIFFRERAPEKGGGGTWARMFTQGSFLDTALTPHHWGLYATAKPDPA
- a CDS encoding chlorinating enzyme; the protein is MTLAGRERTFALTPEELDSFRANGYFGPFKVYEIDEMVAAWRRERLRMLDRSMAVYQDEAAESGNTNISNYDRHLDMRFLADHICRPEITDRVNSVLGPDVLCWRTEFFPKYPGDEGTDWHQADTFANASGKPQILWPEGQEEFGGTITVWTAFTEANEDNGCLQFIPGTHQQMFYDETKKMHYDPNRINNAEKDGVRRGFFGYDYRELQKDENWSPDESKAVSMVMRPGEAIMFWSTLMHASHPHSGKTDEMRLGFASRYVPTSVDVYPDSEDIEEYGGRVSLERYGAVLVTGENTNAHNRIVTETTRGHRFPSRHGVPSVDGAQA
- a CDS encoding alpha/beta fold hydrolase; this translates as MSTGARPHPVARLAAAVRSAAPLAGALPEPPVVAAAPEDGSPWPAAAADLLARITALSGGPRYGVGPADAPRSVLDQVLGDHLDLAGTAAALAATGLPDRSEVDRVVAGAAADDLLAPEAGVVVETADGARLPAWSVGPVTGRPVLLVLPCGMPVRLVEGWVRALAVDRPVITWESRWLFADLASEVDLEHGIAAQVADLAAVLDAFSVPSAHVAGMCGGALLALAAAAELPGRVDSLSLWHGDFDLGDDAPKTDHQRNLQALMGMAAQDRETAAAVHEVLLQNALAGVPADLAHLVLYPYASRELFFRYCRLNLVVMAQDARPYLARVDVDTLVVTSEQDRTAHPAGSLAVAERLSAARLHVEPDGDHLTLFRAPAHLTGLLRSRLAGTASQVG
- the fabD gene encoding ACP S-malonyltransferase, with product MQAWVFPGQGAQRRGMGADVLDRFPDLVAQADRELGLPVRDLLLRDPDDLLRQTRYAQPALFVVGALTFLDAREREPLPAYFAGHSLGEYAALFAAGVFDFAAGLRMVRRRGELMGEASGGGMLAVLGLDAGRVAELAAEHAPDVDPANVNAPDQVVLSGPRDSLGALAPVLTALPGVRCVPLNVSAAFHSRYMAGAAEEFRRVVEAETFADPVVPVVANVTGEPYAPGRVAALLAEQIVRPVQWARTVDHLRRAGVDELRELGPGTVLTGLWRKALERPLPPPPVPPVAPVPATPVPVAPLPPTPAPVAPGLRPEDLGSAEFRADYGLRYAYLAGSMYHGISSVELVLRMARAGLMGFFGAGGLREHVVEEAVARLSRELGRGGRFGVNLLHGLDDDAREHALVSLCLRHDVRHVEAAGYAAVTAPVVRFRFSGAHHDEHGNAVAVRHVLAKVSRPEVAAAFMGPPPRSLLDDLVARGHLTRAEAAAAIRLPVAGDVCVESDSAGHTDGGVALTLLPAMCRLRDEVMAEQRYARRVRVGAAGGLGSPEAVAAVFLLGAEFVVTGSINQCTPEAGVSDDVKDLLAGLDVQDTAYAPAGDMFELGARVQVARRGTLFAARATRLYELYRRHGSLEELDAATVASLESRFFRRPLAEVWRTTEEYLRRERPADLERALRDPKARMAQVFRAYFVDGTRAALRGGPGERVNAQVHTGPAMGSFNRYLKGTELAHWRKRHVDVLASRLMEDAVSVFAPWLRVMAGGDMLKSELGSHRVDA